A single genomic interval of Streptococcus suis harbors:
- the accB gene encoding acetyl-CoA carboxylase biotin carboxyl carrier protein encodes MNITEIKDLMSQFDQSSLREFSYSNAGETLHFSKNQQATAAPSPIVEAPLAPVAPASPAPVPAVEMSEPAPVEASSAPAAEGAVMESPLVGVAYLSPAPDKPAFVAVGDTVKKGQTLMIIEAMKVMNEVPADRDGVVTEILVANQDVVEFGQGLVRIK; translated from the coding sequence GTGAATATTACAGAAATTAAGGACCTGATGAGTCAGTTTGATCAGTCAAGTTTGCGAGAATTTTCATATAGCAATGCTGGGGAAACCTTGCATTTCAGTAAAAACCAGCAGGCGACAGCGGCTCCGAGTCCAATCGTAGAAGCTCCGCTTGCTCCAGTAGCTCCTGCAAGCCCAGCCCCTGTGCCAGCAGTTGAAATGAGTGAGCCAGCTCCAGTAGAAGCCAGCTCAGCCCCTGCGGCAGAAGGTGCGGTAATGGAAAGTCCCTTGGTCGGGGTGGCTTATTTGTCGCCAGCCCCTGACAAGCCAGCCTTTGTAGCAGTTGGCGATACGGTCAAAAAAGGGCAGACCCTCATGATTATCGAAGCCATGAAGGTCATGAACGAAGTGCCTGCTGACCGTGACGGTGTGGTCACAGAGATTTTGGTGGCCAATCAGGACGTTGTAGAATTTGGACAAGGATTGGTACGCATCAAATGA
- the fabD gene encoding ACP S-malonyltransferase translates to MTKTAFLFAGQGSQTVGMARDLYEYYPIVRETFDQASQFLGYDIRDLIDNQEDKLHQTRYTQPAILTTSLAIYRLLAEKRIKPDMVAGLSLGEYAALVASGALVFEDAIALIAKRGEFMETAAPAGTGKMVAVLNADVSLIEEVCSSVTSGIVSPANYNTPAQIVIGGEVAAVDEAVEALKAAGVKRMIPLNVSGPFHTALLRPASEQLAQALEQVEFSDFQVELVGNTEAKVMKKEDIKSLLTRQVMEPVRFYESIATMQEAGVTNFIEIGPGKVLSGFVKKIDKTAHVIAIEDIEGLQIVLNKS, encoded by the coding sequence ATGACAAAGACAGCTTTTCTTTTTGCAGGTCAAGGGTCTCAGACAGTGGGGATGGCCCGTGACCTTTACGAATATTACCCGATAGTTAGAGAAACGTTTGACCAGGCTAGTCAGTTTCTGGGGTATGACATTCGTGACCTAATTGACAATCAAGAGGATAAATTACATCAGACTCGCTATACCCAGCCTGCGATTTTGACAACTTCCCTTGCTATTTATCGTTTATTGGCAGAAAAGAGGATTAAACCCGACATGGTGGCTGGTTTGTCCTTGGGAGAATACGCAGCCTTGGTTGCTTCAGGTGCTCTGGTCTTCGAAGATGCCATTGCCCTGATTGCCAAACGGGGTGAGTTTATGGAGACGGCTGCACCAGCAGGGACTGGTAAGATGGTCGCTGTCCTTAATGCAGATGTCAGCTTGATCGAAGAGGTCTGTTCATCTGTTACCTCTGGGATTGTTTCTCCAGCCAACTACAACACACCAGCCCAAATCGTTATCGGTGGCGAGGTGGCAGCTGTAGATGAGGCAGTGGAAGCCTTGAAGGCGGCGGGTGTCAAACGCATGATTCCCCTCAATGTGTCGGGGCCTTTCCATACGGCTCTCTTGCGTCCAGCGTCGGAGCAATTGGCTCAGGCCTTGGAGCAGGTGGAATTTTCGGACTTCCAAGTAGAGTTGGTCGGTAATACGGAAGCTAAGGTCATGAAAAAAGAGGACATCAAGTCCCTCTTGACCCGTCAAGTGATGGAACCAGTTCGTTTCTATGAGTCAATCGCAACCATGCAGGAAGCCGGTGTGACTAACTTTATTGAAATTGGTCCAGGTAAAGTCTTATCAGGATTTGTCAAGAAAATCGATAAGACGGCGCATGTTATAGCAATTGAAGACATAGAGGGACTACAAATAGTATTGAATAAATCATGA
- the fabG gene encoding 3-oxoacyl-[acyl-carrier-protein] reductase — protein sequence MELTNKNVFVTGSSRGIGLAIAHKFASLGANVVLNGRGQLGQDLLDSFADYGVKVLAISGDISSAEDAKRMVAEAIGTLGSVDILVNNAGITKDGMALRMTEEDFDTVLKVNLTGTFNMTQAVLKPMTKAREGAIINLSSVSGLIGNAGQANYSASKAGVIGFTKAIAREVAGRNVRVNAIAPGFIQSDMTDVLSDKIKEAMTAQIPMKRFGATEEVADVAVFLAKQEYLTGQVIAVDGGLTMQ from the coding sequence ATGGAATTAACAAATAAAAATGTTTTTGTAACAGGTTCAAGCCGAGGAATCGGCTTGGCCATTGCCCATAAGTTTGCCAGTCTTGGTGCCAATGTGGTGCTGAACGGTCGTGGTCAGCTAGGCCAGGACTTGCTGGATAGCTTTGCAGATTACGGTGTGAAAGTCCTAGCTATTTCAGGAGATATTTCGAGCGCGGAAGATGCCAAACGAATGGTGGCAGAAGCTATCGGAACTCTCGGTAGCGTCGATATTTTGGTCAACAATGCAGGGATTACCAAAGACGGTATGGCTCTTCGTATGACAGAAGAGGATTTTGATACGGTTCTGAAGGTAAATCTTACTGGAACTTTTAATATGACGCAGGCTGTTTTGAAACCAATGACAAAGGCTCGTGAGGGTGCTATTATCAATCTATCAAGTGTATCTGGCTTGATTGGAAATGCTGGACAGGCCAACTATTCTGCTTCTAAGGCAGGTGTGATTGGATTTACTAAAGCCATTGCCCGTGAGGTTGCTGGGCGAAATGTTCGTGTCAATGCGATTGCGCCGGGCTTTATCCAGTCTGATATGACAGATGTTTTATCTGACAAGATTAAAGAAGCTATGACTGCACAAATTCCTATGAAACGCTTTGGTGCGACAGAAGAAGTAGCGGATGTAGCAGTGTTCTTGGCTAAGCAAGAATATCTAACAGGACAGGTGATTGCGGTTGACGGCGGCTTGACCATGCAGTAA
- the fabZ gene encoding 3-hydroxyacyl-ACP dehydratase FabZ: MIDILKIKEALPHRYPMLLVDRVLEVSEDEIVALKNVTINEPFFNGHFPDYPVMPGVLIMEALAQTAGVLELSKEENKGKLVFYAGMDKVKFKKQVVPGDQLIMTAKFVKRRGTIAVVEAKAEVDRKLAASGTLTFGIGK; the protein is encoded by the coding sequence ATGATTGATATTTTGAAAATTAAAGAGGCACTACCTCATCGCTACCCTATGCTCTTGGTCGATCGTGTCCTTGAAGTATCGGAAGATGAGATTGTCGCCCTCAAAAATGTGACCATTAACGAGCCCTTCTTCAACGGGCATTTCCCAGACTATCCTGTTATGCCAGGTGTTCTCATCATGGAGGCCTTGGCTCAAACCGCAGGTGTCTTGGAGTTATCCAAGGAAGAAAACAAGGGCAAGCTGGTTTTTTATGCCGGCATGGACAAGGTCAAATTTAAGAAGCAAGTTGTACCTGGTGACCAGTTGATTATGACAGCTAAATTTGTCAAACGCCGTGGAACCATTGCGGTCGTTGAGGCAAAGGCAGAGGTGGACAGAAAACTGGCTGCGTCGGGGACGTTGACTTTTGGTATTGGAAAATAA
- a CDS encoding HAD family hydrolase, whose translation MVKAIIFDMDGVLFDTETFYFQRRADFLATKGLSVDHLDPSIFVGGRASQIWKRILGDDYDNWDVPALEEEYRVYKEKRPTPYAERIFPEVKAVLERLTIQGIPVVLASNTDRSEIERALLDAGIRSHFSHVFSAMDCEAPKPDPAVYVKAASATGVAKSDILVFEDSAKGIEAAKKAGLTVWAIRDQHYGIDQSKADKLVDNLEDAFDLLRF comes from the coding sequence ATGGTAAAAGCAATTATTTTCGACATGGATGGTGTACTTTTTGATACAGAAACATTCTATTTTCAACGTCGAGCGGATTTTTTAGCGACAAAAGGTTTATCGGTTGATCATTTGGATCCATCTATATTTGTCGGTGGAAGGGCTAGTCAAATTTGGAAACGGATTTTAGGGGATGATTATGATAACTGGGATGTCCCTGCCTTGGAAGAAGAATATCGTGTGTATAAAGAAAAGCGACCAACCCCTTATGCAGAGCGGATTTTTCCTGAAGTTAAAGCGGTATTGGAGAGACTAACTATCCAAGGTATTCCTGTAGTTTTGGCTTCAAATACCGACCGTTCAGAAATCGAACGTGCTCTACTAGATGCTGGTATACGCTCTCACTTTAGTCATGTTTTCTCAGCGATGGATTGTGAGGCCCCAAAACCAGATCCCGCGGTTTATGTGAAAGCAGCCAGTGCAACAGGAGTAGCTAAATCGGACATTTTAGTATTTGAAGATAGTGCGAAGGGGATTGAAGCTGCTAAAAAAGCAGGTTTGACAGTTTGGGCTATTCGAGACCAGCATTATGGAATTGATCAGTCGAAAGCAGACAAATTGGTAGACAATCTTGAAGATGCCTTTGACTTATTGCGATTTTAA
- a CDS encoding MarR family winged helix-turn-helix transcriptional regulator, translating to MEDPKVNEYLTAIFNNVLVIEETSLRSSRFNDISIKEMHTIDVIGSIDGATPSDVARTLMVTLGTVTTSLNNLERKGYVERIRSTKDRRVVHLYLTKKGRLVYRLHQRFHNEMVKQITDGMDDAEYQVMKKGLMKLYHFLEDLK from the coding sequence TTGGAAGATCCAAAAGTAAATGAATATCTAACGGCCATTTTTAACAATGTGTTGGTGATTGAAGAAACAAGTCTGCGTAGTAGCCGATTCAATGATATTTCGATTAAGGAAATGCACACGATTGATGTGATAGGAAGTATTGATGGAGCTACTCCGAGTGATGTTGCTCGGACTTTGATGGTAACCTTAGGTACTGTTACAACTAGCTTGAACAATTTGGAAAGAAAAGGATATGTTGAGCGTATTCGTTCGACCAAAGATCGGCGAGTTGTTCATCTCTATCTGACCAAAAAAGGTCGACTGGTCTATCGTTTACATCAACGATTTCACAATGAAATGGTGAAACAGATTACAGATGGTATGGATGATGCAGAGTATCAGGTAATGAAGAAAGGACTCATGAAACTCTATCACTTCTTGGAGGATTTGAAATGA
- the fabF gene encoding beta-ketoacyl-ACP synthase II: protein MTKLNRVVVTGYGLTSPIGNTPEEFWDSLKAGKIGIGKITKFDTSEYSVHNAAELKDFPFDKYFVKKDTNRYDNYSLYALYAAKEAIANAQLDTETVDSDRFGVILSTGIGGILEIEEQVARMNEKGPKRIRPMALPKALPNMAAGNIAMQVGANGVCKCVITACASSNDALGEAFREIKFGFQDVMLAGGAEAAITPFAIGGFQALTAMSTTEDPERASIPFDKDRNGFVMGEGSAVLVLESLEHAEARGATILAEIVGYGNTCDAYHMTSPHPEGLGAIKAMKLAISEAGLEPADIDYINAHGTSTPANEKGESQAIVSVFGKNTPVSSTKSFTGHLLGAAGAVEAAAVIEAMRHSYAPKTAGTTELSEDIEADVIYGQGRDMEIRHAISNTFGFGGHNSVIAFKRWEA, encoded by the coding sequence ATGACAAAACTAAATCGTGTAGTGGTGACAGGCTACGGTCTGACATCTCCAATCGGAAATACGCCAGAGGAGTTCTGGGATAGTTTGAAGGCTGGGAAAATTGGGATCGGAAAGATTACCAAGTTTGATACCAGTGAATATTCGGTCCATAATGCTGCGGAATTAAAAGATTTTCCTTTTGACAAATATTTCGTTAAAAAGGATACAAATCGCTACGATAATTACTCGCTCTATGCACTCTATGCAGCTAAAGAAGCGATTGCTAATGCACAGCTGGATACAGAGACAGTGGATAGTGACCGTTTTGGCGTTATCTTATCAACAGGTATCGGTGGTATTTTAGAAATTGAAGAGCAAGTGGCTCGGATGAACGAAAAAGGTCCAAAACGCATTCGTCCCATGGCTCTTCCAAAGGCCTTGCCAAACATGGCTGCTGGAAATATTGCTATGCAGGTCGGTGCAAATGGTGTCTGTAAGTGTGTCATCACAGCCTGTGCTTCGTCAAATGATGCCTTAGGAGAAGCCTTCCGTGAAATCAAGTTTGGTTTCCAAGATGTCATGTTGGCAGGTGGAGCAGAAGCAGCCATTACTCCGTTTGCAATCGGTGGTTTCCAAGCTTTGACAGCTATGTCGACTACTGAGGATCCAGAACGTGCGTCTATTCCATTTGACAAGGACCGCAATGGTTTTGTCATGGGAGAGGGTTCCGCGGTTTTAGTATTGGAAAGTTTGGAACACGCAGAGGCGCGTGGGGCGACGATTTTGGCTGAAATCGTTGGTTATGGAAATACTTGCGATGCTTACCACATGACTTCGCCACATCCAGAAGGTCTGGGTGCTATTAAGGCCATGAAGTTGGCCATTTCAGAAGCAGGTTTAGAGCCAGCTGATATTGACTACATCAATGCCCATGGTACTTCGACACCGGCTAATGAAAAAGGGGAAAGCCAAGCTATCGTATCCGTCTTCGGAAAGAACACGCCAGTTTCTTCTACCAAGTCCTTCACTGGTCACTTGTTGGGGGCAGCGGGTGCCGTTGAAGCGGCGGCTGTTATTGAGGCTATGCGTCACTCTTACGCACCAAAGACAGCTGGTACGACAGAATTATCTGAAGATATTGAAGCGGATGTCATTTATGGACAGGGGCGTGATATGGAAATCCGTCATGCCATTTCAAATACATTTGGCTTTGGAGGTCACAACTCGGTGATTGCTTTCAAACGTTGGGAGGCCTAA
- a CDS encoding enoyl-CoA hydratase: MAYQTIRYEVIDSVAILTLNRPEVANGFNIPMCEEILEAIRLAEGDASVKILQIQAQGSIFSVGGDLVEMKRAVDDDDIASLVKIAELVNDISFAMKKLSKVVIMVTDGAVAGAAANMAVAADFVIASSKTKFIQAFVGVGLAPDAGGLFLLSRAIGANRASHLAMTGEGLSADKALEYGIIYKLAEPEKLEKTVAQVIKKLLRGSVNSYAAIKQLTWESQFKDWESYRRLELDLQETLAYKEDFKEGVRAHAERRRPVFTGD, translated from the coding sequence ATGGCCTACCAAACAATTCGTTATGAAGTAATTGATTCCGTAGCGATTCTAACTTTAAACAGACCGGAAGTGGCAAATGGTTTTAATATTCCTATGTGTGAAGAAATCTTAGAAGCAATCCGCCTTGCAGAAGGGGATGCCTCCGTCAAAATTTTACAAATTCAAGCACAGGGTTCCATTTTCTCCGTGGGTGGAGATTTAGTTGAGATGAAGCGTGCAGTGGATGATGATGATATTGCTTCTTTGGTAAAAATAGCAGAGCTGGTGAATGATATTTCGTTTGCGATGAAGAAATTGTCTAAAGTGGTCATTATGGTGACGGATGGGGCAGTGGCTGGAGCCGCGGCTAATATGGCAGTGGCAGCTGATTTTGTTATTGCCTCCAGCAAGACAAAATTCATCCAAGCCTTTGTAGGTGTTGGACTTGCGCCGGATGCGGGGGGACTCTTTCTACTGAGTCGTGCTATTGGGGCTAATCGTGCTAGTCACTTGGCGATGACTGGAGAGGGCTTATCAGCGGATAAGGCTTTAGAATATGGGATTATTTATAAATTGGCAGAGCCAGAAAAACTAGAAAAGACAGTTGCCCAGGTCATAAAAAAACTCTTGCGAGGCTCAGTAAACTCTTATGCAGCAATCAAACAACTGACATGGGAAAGCCAATTTAAAGACTGGGAGTCTTATCGCCGATTGGAGCTGGATTTACAAGAAACATTGGCCTATAAAGAGGATTTTAAAGAGGGAGTTCGAGCGCATGCAGAACGACGTAGACCAGTGTTTACGGGAGATTGA
- a CDS encoding beta-ketoacyl-ACP synthase III: protein MRNHAKISQVAHYLPKKIVTNDDLAQQMDTSDEWIRSRTGIGQRHIVTGETTSDLASQVARKLLEKSQLDASEIDFIIVATITPDASMPSTAAMVQAAIGAKKAFAYNLVAACSGFVFALSTAEKLLASGVYKRGLVIGAETLSRSVDWSDRSTAVLFGDGAGGVLLEACEQPSFLAEILRTDGGRGASLTAGIDQKETPFSTQSRQQPFIQMEGRAIFEFATRDVTATMAELLEQADMTVDCVDYFLLHQANIRILDKMARKLGVAGEKFPANMDKYGNTSAASLPILLSECVESGMLRLDGSQTILMAGFGGGLTWGTLLLQL, encoded by the coding sequence ATGAGAAACCATGCTAAAATCAGTCAGGTGGCCCACTATCTTCCGAAGAAGATTGTGACCAATGATGATTTGGCCCAGCAAATGGATACCAGTGATGAGTGGATTCGTAGCCGTACAGGTATCGGTCAACGACACATTGTTACTGGAGAGACGACGAGTGATTTGGCTAGTCAAGTGGCTAGAAAATTACTGGAAAAGTCTCAGCTAGATGCTAGTGAAATTGACTTCATCATCGTAGCAACGATTACTCCGGATGCTTCAATGCCATCTACGGCAGCTATGGTCCAAGCAGCAATTGGCGCGAAAAAGGCTTTCGCCTATAATCTCGTTGCAGCTTGTTCAGGATTTGTTTTTGCGCTATCAACAGCGGAAAAATTACTTGCTTCAGGAGTCTATAAGAGAGGACTTGTCATTGGTGCAGAGACCCTATCTAGGTCTGTCGACTGGTCAGATCGATCAACGGCTGTTTTATTTGGAGATGGTGCTGGAGGAGTTTTGCTGGAAGCGTGTGAACAACCGAGCTTTTTAGCAGAAATCTTGCGAACGGATGGCGGTCGAGGTGCGAGTCTGACAGCAGGGATAGACCAGAAAGAGACGCCATTCTCGACACAAAGTCGTCAACAACCCTTTATCCAAATGGAGGGCAGAGCTATATTTGAATTTGCGACGAGGGATGTCACGGCAACCATGGCAGAGCTGCTAGAACAAGCTGATATGACTGTGGATTGCGTTGATTATTTCTTGCTCCATCAAGCCAATATACGTATTCTGGATAAGATGGCTCGTAAATTGGGAGTGGCGGGTGAAAAATTTCCAGCAAATATGGATAAATATGGCAATACCAGCGCAGCAAGTCTTCCTATTCTCTTATCAGAATGTGTAGAGAGCGGAATGTTGCGATTGGATGGAAGCCAGACTATTCTCATGGCTGGTTTCGGTGGAGGCCTCACATGGGGAACTCTACTCTTACAACTTTAG
- a CDS encoding aspartate kinase has product MKVIKFGGSSLASAGQLEKVFNIVQSDSERRFVVVSAPGKRNAEDTKVTDALIKYYKEYVNGKDVTASQEWIINRYQAMVDELGFTANSMKKIADSIISLASLPIDDNEFLYDAFLAAGEDNNAKLIAEYFTHRGLPARYVHPKKAGIIVSSEPGNARILPSSYDKIEELRDTDEVLIIPGFFGVTVDNQICTFSRGGSDITGSIIAAGVKADLYENFTDVDGIFAAHPGIIKNPHSIKELTYREMRELAYAGFSVLHDEALLPAYRGRIPLVIKNTNNPTHPGTRIVHKHTEQTVPVVGIATDDGFVSINLSKYLMNREVGFGRKVLQILEDLNIRWEHMPTGIDDLSIVVRERELTPIKEEEILRQLNTKMEVDKAEIEHGLSIIMIVGENMKSHVGVTATATTALSKQNVNLAMISQGASEVSVMFVVKTEEKKRALHALYEAFFNEQ; this is encoded by the coding sequence ATGAAAGTTATTAAATTTGGGGGAAGCTCACTTGCTTCTGCTGGACAGTTAGAAAAAGTTTTCAATATTGTTCAATCTGATTCAGAACGTCGCTTTGTTGTGGTGTCTGCACCTGGAAAACGCAATGCCGAGGATACTAAAGTTACTGATGCGTTGATTAAATATTATAAAGAATATGTTAACGGAAAAGATGTGACTGCCAGTCAAGAATGGATCATCAACCGTTATCAGGCAATGGTTGACGAACTTGGTTTCACAGCTAACAGCATGAAGAAAATCGCAGACAGCATCATCTCTTTGGCCAGCCTACCAATTGATGATAACGAATTCCTTTACGACGCATTCTTAGCAGCTGGTGAAGATAATAATGCCAAATTGATTGCCGAATATTTTACCCACAGAGGATTGCCTGCACGCTATGTACATCCTAAAAAAGCTGGTATTATTGTCAGCTCCGAACCAGGAAATGCTCGCATTTTGCCTTCAAGTTATGACAAAATCGAAGAGCTTCGTGATACAGATGAAGTACTCATTATCCCAGGATTCTTCGGTGTAACTGTTGATAACCAGATTTGTACCTTCTCACGAGGTGGATCGGACATTACAGGTTCCATCATTGCTGCCGGGGTCAAGGCTGACCTCTATGAAAACTTTACAGATGTCGATGGTATTTTTGCTGCCCATCCTGGCATCATTAAAAATCCACATTCAATCAAAGAATTGACCTATCGTGAAATGCGAGAATTAGCTTATGCAGGTTTCTCCGTCCTCCACGATGAAGCCCTCCTTCCTGCCTATCGCGGGCGGATTCCATTGGTTATCAAAAACACCAATAACCCAACTCACCCTGGTACCCGAATTGTACACAAACATACCGAGCAAACAGTTCCTGTTGTCGGTATTGCTACAGACGATGGTTTTGTCAGCATTAACTTGTCCAAATACTTGATGAACCGTGAAGTTGGTTTTGGTCGCAAGGTGTTGCAAATTCTCGAAGATCTCAATATTCGCTGGGAGCACATGCCGACCGGGATTGACGATTTATCCATCGTAGTCCGTGAGCGTGAATTGACTCCTATCAAGGAAGAAGAGATCCTTCGTCAACTCAATACGAAAATGGAAGTTGACAAGGCCGAAATCGAACATGGTTTATCTATTATCATGATTGTTGGTGAAAATATGAAGAGCCATGTCGGTGTAACAGCTACCGCTACCACTGCCCTCTCTAAACAAAATGTCAACTTGGCAATGATTTCACAGGGAGCCAGCGAAGTTTCTGTTATGTTCGTTGTCAAAACCGAAGAAAAGAAACGCGCTCTGCACGCACTCTATGAAGCTTTTTTTAACGAGCAATAA
- a CDS encoding acyl carrier protein has product MAVFEKVQEIIVEELGKDAEEVTLTTTFEDLDADSLDLFQVISEIEDAFDIQIDTEEGLTTVGDLVAYVEEKTK; this is encoded by the coding sequence ATGGCAGTATTTGAAAAAGTACAGGAAATCATCGTTGAAGAATTGGGTAAGGATGCTGAAGAAGTAACTCTTACAACAACCTTTGAGGATTTGGACGCAGATTCATTGGATCTTTTCCAAGTTATCTCTGAAATCGAAGATGCATTCGACATCCAAATCGACACTGAAGAAGGTTTGACTACTGTAGGCGATTTGGTTGCCTACGTTGAAGAAAAAACAAAATAA
- the fabK gene encoding enoyl-[acyl-carrier-protein] reductase FabK, with translation MKMKITELLDIKYPIFQGGMAWVADGDLAGAVSNAGGLGIIGGGNAPKEVVKANIDKVKSITDKPFGVNIMLLSPFADDIVDLVIEEGVKVVTTGAGNPGKYMERLHAAGITVIPVVPSVALAKRMEKLGVDAVIAEGMEAGGHIGKLTTMTLVRQVVEAVSIPVIAAGGIADGAGAAAAFMLGAEAVQVGTRFVVATESNAHQAYKEKVLKAKDIDTTVSASIVGHPVRAIKNKLSSAYAAAEKDFLAGKISADAIEELGAGALRNAVVDGDVTNGSVMAGQIAGLVSKEESCEDILKDIYYGAAKVIREEASRWASVGE, from the coding sequence ATGAAGATGAAAATAACAGAATTGCTCGATATTAAGTATCCAATTTTTCAAGGTGGTATGGCTTGGGTAGCTGATGGAGATTTGGCTGGTGCCGTATCTAATGCAGGTGGTCTAGGAATCATCGGCGGAGGAAATGCTCCAAAAGAAGTCGTTAAGGCAAACATTGATAAAGTCAAGTCCATCACAGACAAGCCTTTCGGTGTCAATATCATGCTCCTATCGCCTTTTGCAGATGACATTGTTGACTTGGTCATCGAAGAAGGTGTGAAAGTTGTCACCACAGGAGCAGGAAATCCAGGGAAGTATATGGAGCGTCTCCATGCTGCAGGGATTACAGTTATTCCTGTTGTACCAAGTGTAGCCCTTGCTAAACGCATGGAAAAACTGGGTGTGGATGCCGTCATCGCTGAAGGGATGGAAGCCGGAGGCCATATTGGTAAATTGACCACCATGACCTTGGTTCGTCAGGTTGTTGAAGCCGTATCTATTCCTGTTATTGCTGCTGGAGGTATTGCAGATGGTGCAGGTGCTGCGGCAGCCTTTATGTTGGGAGCAGAAGCGGTGCAAGTTGGAACTCGTTTTGTAGTAGCTACAGAGTCCAATGCCCATCAGGCTTATAAGGAAAAAGTTTTAAAAGCTAAGGATATTGATACAACTGTATCTGCTTCTATTGTTGGACATCCTGTGAGAGCCATCAAGAATAAGTTGTCATCTGCTTATGCAGCTGCAGAGAAAGATTTCTTGGCAGGTAAAATTTCAGCAGATGCTATTGAAGAACTTGGTGCAGGTGCCCTTCGTAATGCAGTTGTTGATGGTGATGTAACAAATGGCTCCGTGATGGCTGGTCAAATTGCTGGTCTGGTTTCTAAAGAAGAATCTTGTGAAGATATTTTGAAAGACATCTATTATGGAGCAGCCAAAGTGATTAGAGAAGAGGCAAGCCGTTGGGCTTCGGTTGGAGAATAG